Proteins from a genomic interval of Hoplias malabaricus isolate fHopMal1 chromosome 13, fHopMal1.hap1, whole genome shotgun sequence:
- the hapstr1a gene encoding UPF0472 protein C16orf72 homolog — MEEKKEEREAEIQEHGPELWFSGWERQCLAEAEQPEPADEEVDQSREKLWHLFQNSATAVAQLYKDRVCNQQGLSLWVPFQNAATAVTNLYKESVDAHKKSYDLGIQTGNQRRHKDVLAWVKKRRRTIRREDLISFLCGKTPPPRISRAAPRLSPNRPPSSDTVSSVETDLQPFREAIALHGLSGAMASVSVRSGTPGSPTHVSGSSNPGRRRSGFHDMDLNTFISEEMALHLDGGGNRKRTSAQCGDVITDSPTHKRNRML, encoded by the exons AtggaggagaagaaggaggagagagaagcCGAGATCCAGGAGCACGGTCCCGAGCTCTGGTTCTCCGGCTGGGAGCGGCAGTGTTTGGCCGAAGCAGAACAACCTGAGCCCGCCGACGAGGAGGTCGATCAGAGCCGCGAGAAACTCTGGCATCTTTTCCAGAATTCGGCCACGGCCGTGGCGCAGCTTTATAAAG ATCGAGTTTGCAATCAACAAGGTTTGTCTCTGTGGGTTCCCTTTCAGAACGCAGCCACGGCCGTAACTAACCTTTACAAAG AGAGTGTTGATGCACACAAGAAAAGCTATGATCTAGGAATTCAGACTGGCAACCAGAGACGCCACAAGGACGTTTTGGCTTGGGTGAAGAAGCGAAGGCGAACCATCCGAAGGGAGGATCTGATTAGTTTCCTCTGTGGCAAAACGCCACCGCCGAGGATCTCCAGAGCAGCCCCCAGACTTTCCCCAAACCGACCGCCTTCATCAGATACAGTCTCGTCCGTAGAAACTGATTTACAGCCTTTCCGTGAGGCCATAGCTTTGCACG GTCTGAGTGGCGCGATGGCAAGCGTGAGCGTCCGCTCTGGGACACCCGGTTCCCCGACCCACGTCAGCGGCAGCTCGAACCCGGGACGCAGGAGAAGTGGCTTTCACGATATGGACTTAAACACTTTCATTTCAGAGGAGATGGCACTACACCTGGACGGTGGCGGGAACCGGAAGCGGACCTCTGCACAGTGCGGTGATGTCATCACGGACTCGCCCACCCACAAACGCAACCGGATGCTCTGA